A genomic segment from Corythoichthys intestinalis isolate RoL2023-P3 chromosome 2, ASM3026506v1, whole genome shotgun sequence encodes:
- the atp5f1b gene encoding ATP synthase subunit beta, mitochondrial: MLGAVGRCCTGALQALKPGVQPLKSLVGLPAVLSRRDYVAPVAAAASAPSGRIVAVIGAVVDVQFDEGLPPILNALEVAGREARLVLEVAQHLGENTVRTIAMDGTEGLVRGQKVLDTGAPIRIPVGPETLGRIMNVIGEPIDERGPISTKQTAPIHAEAPEFTDMSVEQEILVTGIKVVDLLAPYAKGGKIGLFGGAGVGKTVLIMELINNVAKAHGGYSVFAGVGERTREGNDLYHEMIESGVINLKDTTSKVALVYGQMNEPPGARARVALTGLTVAEYFRDQEGQDVLLFIDNIFRFTQAGSEVSALLGRIPSAVGYQPTLATDMGTMQERITTTKKGSITSVQAIYVPADDLTDPAPATTFAHLDATTVLSRAIAELGIYPAVDPLDSTSRIMDPNIVGAEHYDVARGVQKILQDYKSLQDIIAILGMDELSEEDKLTVARARKIQRFLSQPFQVAEVFTGHMGKLVPLKETIKGFKSILGGEYDALPEQAFYMVGPIEEVVQKAEKLAEEHS, translated from the exons ATGTTAGGAGCAGTGGGACGCTGTTGCACCGGGGCCCTGCAGGCTCTCAAGCCTGGGGTTCAGCCCCTAAAGTCCCTTGTTGGATTACCGGCCGTCCTTTCAC GCAGAGACTATGTTGCTCCTGTCGCTGCTGCTGCCAGCGCTCCGTCTGGACGCATCGTGGCTGTCATCGGTGCTGTGGTCGACGTCCAGTTTGACGAGGGCCTTCCACCCATTCTCAATGCTCTGGAGGTTGCTGGCCGAGAGGCCAGGCTCGTCCTGGAGGTGGCACAGCATCTTG GTGAGAACACTGTGCGCACCATTGCCATGGATGGTACTGAAGGTCTGGTCCGTGGACAGAAGGTTTTGGATACTGGAGCCCCAATTAGAATTCCAGTTGGTCCCGAGACTCTAGGGAGGATTATGAATGTCATTGGTGAGCCTATTGATGAGAGGGGCCCCATCTCTACAAAGCA GACGGCACCTATCCATGCTGAAGCACCTGAATTCACTGACATGAGTGTGGAGCAGGAGATTCTTGTTACTGGCATTAAAGTGGTGGATTTGCTGGCCCCTTATGCCAAGGGAGGAAAAATTG ggCTGTTTGGCGGAGCTGGTGTTGGCAAAACTGTGCTGATCATGGAGCTGATCAATAACGTGGCCAAGGCCCATGGTGGTTACTCGGTGTTCGCCGGTGTAGGCGAGCGTACTCGCGAGGGTAACGATTTATACCATGAAATGATTGAGTCTGGTGTCATCAATCTGAAGGACACCACCTCCAAG GTGGCGCTGGTTTACGGACAGATGAACGAGCCCCCTGGTGCCCGTGCCAGAGTGGCTTTGACCGGACTGACCGTGGCTGAGTACTTCCGTGACCAGGAGGGTCAGGATGTGCTGCTCTTCATCGACAACATCTTCCGCTTTACACAGGCTGGCTCTGAG GTGTCTGCCCTGCTGGGTCGTATCCCCTCAGCTGTGGGTTACCAGCCCACTCTGGCCACAGACATGGGTACCATGCAGGAGAGGATCACCACCACCAAGAAGGGTTCCATCACATCAGTGCAG GCTATCTATGTGCCCGCTGATGATCTGACTGATCCCGctcccgccaccacctttgctCACTTGGACGCCACCACTGTATTGTCCCGCGCCATTGCCGAGTTGGGAATCTACCCTGCTGTCGACCCCCTGGACTCCACTTCTCGTATCATGGATCCCAACATCGTCGGAGCGGAGCACTACGATGTTGCTCGCGGTGTGCAAAAAATCCTTCAG GACTACAAATCCCTTCAGGACATCATTGCCATCTTGGGTATGGATGAGTTGTCTGAGGAGGACAAGCTTACTGTGGCCCGTGCGCGTAAGATCCAGAGGTTCCTGTCCCAGCCCTTCCAGGTGGCTGAGGTTTTCACAGGCCACATGGGCAAGCTAGTACCCCTCAAGGAGACCATCAAGGGCTTCAAGAGCATTCTTGGAG GCGAGTACGACGCCCTACCAGAGCAGGCCTTCTATATGGTCGGCCCCATCGAGGAAGTGGTTCAGAAGGCTGAGAAACTGGCTGAGGAGCACTCCTAA